The proteins below are encoded in one region of Micromonospora yangpuensis:
- a CDS encoding MurR/RpiR family transcriptional regulator, which produces MADPEVDTPAATAVVEAASTDRRLAPAIINDSVLARVRSGVDELTGALRRVADHVLSDPEAAARSTIVELAERSGTSPATITRFCRAMGFDGYADLRLGIAAETGRARSAGWTVDIGREILPGDPLDRVLGQLMAADTRAMHDTAALLDLAEVERAAVALAGAGRVTIVGAGGSALVGQEMQLSLHRIGVAAWAWNDVHDGLASAALLGEGDVALGISYTGQTRETVEMLAEAGSRGATTVALTGFPRSALAELADVVLLTASQSTSFRPDALSARHPQLVVLDLLYIAVAQRTHDRAHAAFRRTAQAVGGHKATTATSA; this is translated from the coding sequence ATGGCCGACCCCGAGGTGGACACCCCCGCGGCGACCGCGGTGGTCGAGGCCGCGTCGACCGACCGACGACTCGCCCCCGCCATCATTAACGACAGCGTGCTGGCCCGGGTCCGCTCCGGAGTGGACGAACTGACCGGGGCGCTGCGGCGGGTCGCCGACCACGTGCTCAGCGATCCCGAGGCCGCCGCCCGGTCGACGATCGTGGAGCTGGCCGAGCGCAGCGGCACCTCCCCGGCCACCATCACCCGGTTCTGCCGGGCGATGGGCTTCGACGGCTACGCCGACCTGCGGTTGGGCATCGCCGCCGAGACCGGCCGGGCCCGGTCGGCGGGCTGGACCGTCGACATCGGCCGGGAGATCCTGCCCGGCGATCCGCTGGACCGGGTGCTCGGTCAGCTGATGGCCGCCGACACCCGGGCCATGCACGACACCGCCGCCCTGCTCGACCTGGCCGAGGTGGAGCGCGCGGCGGTGGCGCTGGCCGGCGCGGGCCGGGTCACCATCGTCGGGGCCGGCGGCAGCGCCCTGGTCGGCCAGGAGATGCAGCTCAGCCTGCACCGCATCGGGGTGGCCGCGTGGGCGTGGAACGACGTGCACGACGGGCTGGCCAGCGCGGCCCTGCTCGGTGAGGGCGACGTGGCGCTCGGCATCTCCTACACCGGGCAGACCCGGGAGACCGTCGAGATGCTCGCCGAGGCGGGCAGCCGGGGCGCCACCACCGTGGCGCTCACCGGGTTTCCCCGCTCCGCCCTGGCTGAGCTGGCCGACGTGGTGCTGCTCACCGCCAGCCAGTCCACCAGCTTCCGCCCCGACGCGTTGTCGGCCCGGCATCCCCAACTGGTCGTCCTGGACCTGCTCTACATCGCCGTGGCCCAGCGCACCCACGACCGGGCCCACGCGGCCTTCCGGCGGACCGCCCAGGCCGTCGGCGGACACAAGGCCACCACCGCAACCAGCGCCTGA
- a CDS encoding carbohydrate ABC transporter permease: protein MSTITRAAEPAHPDGGSPARPAAGKPTGDTLGGRVFNGFSHVFLVVWAVMVIYPLLWVVMSAFKSDAEVIRKPLSLIPEKLNWDNFSRAWFDGHLGSFFGNTLLVLVGSVGLTMLLGSMAAYVLARYEFPGNRAIYYLFLSGLTLPIYLAAVPLFKGVYNMGIVFPLLGPNSHLMLILVYVAWSLSFTVFFMHSFFRTLPTAVAEAALVDGASHSRLFFSVMLPMARPGLISIGIFNVLGQWNQWYLPTLLMQSVAGEPKNQVIAQGLIELSVNQGYRSDWSGLFAGVTMAMLPVLVVYLVFQRQVQSGLTAGVGK, encoded by the coding sequence ATGAGCACGATCACCCGGGCGGCCGAGCCGGCCCACCCCGACGGGGGTTCCCCGGCGCGCCCGGCGGCGGGGAAACCGACCGGCGACACCCTCGGCGGGCGGGTCTTCAACGGCTTCTCGCACGTCTTCCTGGTGGTCTGGGCGGTGATGGTGATCTACCCACTGCTGTGGGTGGTGATGTCGGCGTTCAAGTCCGACGCCGAGGTGATCCGCAAGCCGCTGTCGCTGATCCCGGAGAAGCTCAACTGGGACAACTTCTCCCGGGCCTGGTTCGACGGACACCTCGGCTCGTTCTTCGGTAACACCCTGCTGGTGCTGGTCGGCAGCGTCGGACTGACCATGCTGCTCGGCTCGATGGCCGCCTACGTGCTGGCCCGCTACGAGTTCCCCGGCAACCGGGCGATCTACTACCTGTTCCTGTCCGGGCTGACCCTGCCGATCTACCTGGCGGCGGTGCCGCTGTTCAAGGGCGTCTACAACATGGGGATCGTCTTCCCGCTGCTCGGCCCGAACAGCCACCTGATGCTGATCCTGGTCTACGTCGCCTGGTCGCTGTCGTTCACCGTCTTCTTCATGCACTCGTTCTTCCGGACCCTGCCGACCGCGGTCGCCGAGGCGGCACTGGTGGACGGGGCCTCGCACAGCCGGCTCTTCTTCAGCGTGATGCTCCCGATGGCCCGACCCGGCCTGATCAGCATCGGCATCTTCAACGTGCTCGGCCAGTGGAACCAGTGGTACCTGCCGACCCTGCTGATGCAGTCGGTCGCCGGGGAGCCGAAGAACCAGGTGATCGCCCAGGGGCTGATCGAACTCTCGGTCAACCAGGGCTACCGGTCGGACTGGAGCGGGCTCTTCGCCGGGGTGACCATGGCGATGCTCCCGGTGCTCGTGGTCTACCTGGTCTTCCAGCGCCAGGTCCAGTCCGGCCTCACCGCCGGCGTCGGCAAGTAG
- a CDS encoding MerR family transcriptional regulator produces the protein MTGRHMQIGEVAERVGLSIRTIRHYEEVGLVPPSSRSDGGFRLYTEPDLARLAVVKRMKPLGFTLDEMRDLLTVLDGLADGRTPDTERAALRERLATFQTAAQTRVRALREQLATAEGFARQMQDQIDRHST, from the coding sequence ATGACCGGACGGCACATGCAGATCGGCGAGGTCGCCGAACGCGTCGGGTTGAGCATCCGCACCATCCGGCACTACGAGGAGGTCGGCCTCGTCCCGCCCTCGTCCCGCAGCGACGGCGGGTTCCGCCTCTACACCGAACCCGATCTCGCCCGCCTCGCCGTCGTCAAACGCATGAAGCCGCTCGGGTTCACCCTCGACGAGATGCGTGACCTGCTCACCGTCCTCGACGGCCTCGCCGACGGCAGGACGCCGGACACCGAGCGGGCCGCGCTGCGCGAGCGGCTCGCGACGTTCCAGACCGCCGCCCAGACCAGGGTGCGCGCGCTACGCGAACAACTGGCCACCGCCGAGGGCTTCGCCCGGCAGATGCAGGACCAGATCGACAGGCACAGCACCTGA
- a CDS encoding bifunctional 3'-5' exonuclease/DNA polymerase, protein MSYRAGRIRFVLVAVVADGRGGGMLQPLDPGGHPTGPVEQVTDLVAAVAARETTDRPRWLWTSTASAYPALLRGGARVERCHDLELTEALLLGHAGRWGEPRSVAAALARQTGGPVPPDPPPRPVEPPGQAQGTLFDARPGPPPADLTDLSRVYADQLTRIGRTGHPHRFRLLVAAESAGALVAVEMGATGLPWRVETHDEILAELLGEPSATGGQPRRLAELQARIAAAFGLRQLHVESPAELLRAFARAGFELPSTRAWVLRAVDHPAVPLVLTYKELYRIWTAHGWAWRQAWVSGGRFRPEYVPAGVVSGRWATRGGGALQIPKVIRRAVVADPGWRLVVADAGQVEPRVLAAVSGDARLAAAGGAGDLYAALARESFAGDRGRAKVALLGAMYGQTGGEAAPALAVLRRHYPTAFAHLETAARTGEAGGLVRSWLGRTCPPGSAGFAGLDGVGQADPEPVDPRSDRARAARSRGRFTRNFVVQATAAEWASTLLATLRAALAGTDAELVFFQHDEVVVHCPAGLADRVAEAVTGSGERATALLFGDTPVRFPLDLSIVDCYADAS, encoded by the coding sequence GTGTCGTACCGGGCGGGCAGAATCAGGTTCGTGCTGGTGGCGGTGGTGGCCGACGGGCGGGGCGGCGGGATGCTGCAACCGCTCGATCCGGGCGGCCACCCCACCGGGCCGGTCGAGCAGGTCACCGACCTGGTGGCCGCCGTGGCCGCCCGGGAGACCACCGATCGACCCCGGTGGCTGTGGACGTCGACCGCGTCGGCGTACCCGGCGTTGTTGCGTGGCGGGGCGCGGGTCGAGCGGTGCCACGACCTGGAGCTGACCGAGGCGCTGCTGCTCGGCCACGCCGGCCGGTGGGGCGAGCCCCGGTCGGTCGCGGCGGCGCTGGCCCGGCAGACCGGCGGGCCGGTCCCGCCCGACCCGCCGCCGCGCCCGGTCGAGCCGCCGGGCCAGGCCCAGGGCACGCTCTTCGACGCCCGGCCCGGCCCGCCGCCGGCCGACCTCACCGATCTGAGCAGGGTGTACGCCGACCAGCTGACCCGGATCGGGCGCACCGGGCACCCGCACCGGTTCCGGTTGCTGGTGGCCGCCGAGTCGGCCGGCGCGCTGGTCGCGGTGGAGATGGGGGCCACCGGGCTGCCCTGGCGGGTGGAGACGCACGACGAGATCCTGGCCGAGCTGCTCGGTGAGCCGTCGGCGACCGGTGGGCAGCCCCGCCGGCTGGCCGAGCTGCAGGCCCGGATCGCCGCCGCGTTCGGCCTGCGGCAGCTGCACGTCGAATCACCGGCCGAGTTGCTGCGCGCCTTCGCCCGGGCCGGTTTCGAGCTGCCCAGCACCAGGGCCTGGGTGTTGCGCGCGGTGGACCATCCGGCGGTGCCGCTGGTGCTTACCTACAAGGAGCTGTACCGGATCTGGACGGCCCACGGGTGGGCGTGGCGGCAGGCCTGGGTCTCCGGTGGCCGGTTCCGCCCGGAGTACGTACCCGCCGGGGTGGTCTCCGGACGGTGGGCCACCCGGGGCGGTGGCGCGCTGCAGATTCCCAAGGTGATCCGGCGGGCGGTGGTCGCCGACCCCGGGTGGCGGCTGGTGGTCGCCGACGCGGGTCAGGTGGAGCCGAGGGTGCTCGCGGCGGTCTCCGGTGACGCCCGGCTGGCCGCAGCCGGCGGGGCGGGCGACCTGTACGCGGCACTGGCCCGGGAGTCCTTCGCCGGTGACCGGGGCCGCGCCAAGGTCGCCCTGCTCGGCGCGATGTACGGGCAGACCGGTGGCGAGGCGGCACCGGCGTTGGCGGTGCTGCGCCGGCACTACCCGACCGCGTTCGCCCACCTGGAGACGGCGGCCCGGACCGGTGAGGCCGGTGGTCTGGTCCGGTCCTGGCTGGGCCGGACCTGCCCGCCGGGGTCGGCCGGGTTCGCCGGGTTGGACGGGGTGGGCCAGGCCGACCCGGAGCCGGTCGACCCGCGGTCGGACCGGGCCCGCGCGGCCCGGTCCCGGGGCCGCTTCACCCGCAACTTCGTCGTCCAGGCCACCGCCGCGGAGTGGGCCTCGACCCTGCTGGCCACGCTGCGCGCCGCACTGGCCGGCACCGACGCGGAGCTGGTCTTCTTCCAGCACGACGAGGTGGTGGTGCACTGTCCGGCCGGGCTGGCCGATCGGGTGGCCGAGGCGGTCACCGGCAGCGGGGAACGGGCCACCGCACTGCTCTTCGGCGACACCCCGGTCCGCTTTCCGCTGGATCTGAGCATCGTGGACTGCTACGCCGACGCCAGCTGA
- the ngcE gene encoding N-acetylglucosamine/diacetylchitobiose ABC transporter substrate-binding protein, with protein sequence MPEFPENVADLNRRTLLRRAAAVGLLVTPAAGLLSACAGSEPDRPAENEGAKNKDNPFGVADGSAVKVVIFNGGLGDQWAKEDQAIFAAKHAGVTVNLSSTQKIKTEEQPKMATQPSDLVMNSGADIMDVSTLVNEGAIEPLDDLLDAPAWDGEGTVGDSLLPGTREDGTFQGKFYVVNVAFTVWGNWYNSALFEREGWTPPTTFDEFFTLAPKIKAKGIAPYVHDAVHGYYPRWALMATIWKSAGKQAVYDIDNLKENAWRAEGILPALEAWEKLVKDKLLLPGNLNHTQSQQAWLDGKAAFIQVGTWLKNEMAATIPPGFEMKLSDYWGLGASDKAPKDVFAGAGEGLVVPSKAPNKAAAKEFLRAVLSKSGSAKFAELTKSLASTKGSGDAVQDTALASANELMSKAPADLIKTKFWDFYADLDKESQNLSAELMAGRLTAAGFVDRMQKAADKVAKDASITKQTRS encoded by the coding sequence ATGCCGGAATTCCCCGAGAACGTGGCCGACCTCAACCGTCGTACGCTGCTGCGCCGGGCCGCCGCCGTGGGCCTGCTGGTGACCCCGGCGGCCGGGTTGCTCAGCGCCTGCGCGGGCAGCGAGCCCGACCGCCCCGCCGAGAACGAGGGCGCGAAGAACAAGGACAACCCGTTCGGGGTCGCCGACGGCAGCGCGGTCAAGGTGGTCATCTTCAACGGTGGCCTCGGTGACCAGTGGGCCAAGGAGGACCAGGCGATCTTCGCCGCCAAGCACGCCGGCGTGACGGTCAACCTCAGCTCCACCCAGAAGATCAAGACCGAAGAGCAGCCGAAGATGGCCACCCAGCCCAGTGACCTGGTGATGAACTCGGGTGCCGACATCATGGACGTCAGCACCCTGGTCAACGAGGGCGCCATCGAGCCGCTCGACGACCTGCTCGACGCCCCGGCCTGGGACGGCGAGGGCACCGTCGGCGACTCGCTGCTGCCGGGCACCCGCGAGGACGGCACCTTCCAGGGCAAGTTCTACGTGGTCAACGTGGCCTTCACGGTCTGGGGAAACTGGTACAACAGCGCCCTGTTCGAGCGGGAGGGCTGGACCCCGCCGACCACCTTCGACGAGTTCTTCACCCTCGCCCCGAAGATCAAGGCCAAGGGCATCGCCCCGTACGTCCACGACGCGGTGCACGGCTACTACCCGCGCTGGGCGCTGATGGCCACCATCTGGAAGTCCGCCGGCAAGCAGGCCGTGTACGACATCGACAACCTGAAGGAGAACGCCTGGCGGGCCGAGGGGATCCTGCCCGCCCTTGAGGCCTGGGAGAAGCTGGTCAAGGACAAGTTGCTGCTGCCGGGCAACCTCAACCACACCCAGTCCCAGCAGGCCTGGCTGGACGGCAAGGCCGCCTTCATCCAGGTAGGCACCTGGCTGAAGAACGAGATGGCCGCCACCATCCCGCCGGGCTTCGAGATGAAGCTGTCGGACTACTGGGGACTGGGTGCCTCCGACAAGGCCCCGAAGGACGTCTTCGCCGGTGCCGGCGAGGGCCTGGTGGTGCCGAGCAAGGCCCCGAACAAGGCGGCGGCCAAGGAGTTCCTGCGGGCGGTTCTGTCCAAGTCCGGTTCGGCGAAGTTCGCCGAGCTGACCAAGTCGCTGGCCTCCACCAAGGGCTCCGGTGACGCGGTCCAGGACACCGCGCTGGCCAGCGCCAACGAGCTGATGAGCAAGGCCCCGGCCGACCTGATCAAGACCAAGTTCTGGGACTTCTACGCCGACCTGGACAAGGAGAGCCAGAACCTCTCCGCCGAGCTGATGGCCGGGCGGCTCACCGCCGCCGGGTTCGTCGACCGGATGCAGAAGGCGGCCGACAAGGTCGCCAAGGACGCGTCGATCACCAAGCAGACCCGGTCCTGA
- a CDS encoding acyltransferase family protein: MGRLRQLADRTPPERERYLDLLRALAIVMVVLGHWTVTVIGYDATGAPDGHSALAELPWAYPLTWLAQVMPVFFLVGGYANAASLHSFRARGGDGAGWLLDRSVRLVRPTTVLLVVLAVGAAGSALVGAEATRVRTVVWFATIPLWFLAAYLAVVPLTPPMYALHRRLGLAVPLLLVLLVAAGDLARLAGHERLGLGGYAFGWLAVHQLGFAWYDARQRADAARRPGEDRAGDAGARCRRLPTGRPAALGLLVGGLAATVLLTGPGPYPVSMLNVPGQRLDNASPPSLALLTLFAAQLGLILLLRDPVERWLHRRRPWQAVIAVNSVVLTVFLWHLTAVLLLVGALDAVGLLPTPQAGSAAWYAWRVPWLLMLAAVLAVLVAAFGRVEARTVRRDRTTAEPTSPVRGVLIVAGYAAVVAALVVNSQTPKAAPEPLGLPVAALVTYLAGAGLLRLLTWIRPSPR, translated from the coding sequence ATGGGTCGCCTGCGACAGCTCGCCGACCGTACGCCGCCGGAGCGCGAGCGCTACCTGGACCTGCTGCGGGCGCTGGCCATCGTCATGGTGGTCCTGGGCCACTGGACGGTCACCGTCATCGGCTACGACGCCACCGGCGCACCGGACGGGCACTCCGCGCTGGCCGAGCTGCCCTGGGCGTACCCGCTCACCTGGCTGGCCCAGGTCATGCCGGTCTTCTTCCTGGTCGGCGGGTACGCCAACGCCGCCAGCCTGCACTCGTTCCGGGCGCGGGGCGGCGACGGGGCCGGCTGGCTGCTGGACCGCAGCGTCCGGCTGGTCCGCCCGACCACCGTGCTGCTGGTGGTGCTGGCCGTCGGCGCGGCCGGATCGGCGCTGGTCGGCGCGGAGGCGACCCGGGTCCGGACGGTGGTCTGGTTCGCCACCATTCCGCTGTGGTTCCTCGCCGCCTACCTGGCCGTCGTCCCGCTCACCCCACCGATGTACGCGCTGCACCGCCGCCTCGGGCTCGCCGTTCCCCTGCTCCTGGTGCTGCTGGTCGCCGCCGGTGACCTGGCCCGGCTCGCCGGGCACGAACGGCTCGGCCTCGGCGGCTACGCGTTCGGCTGGCTGGCCGTACACCAGCTCGGTTTCGCCTGGTACGACGCCCGCCAACGGGCCGACGCCGCCCGCCGACCGGGCGAGGACCGCGCCGGCGACGCCGGCGCCCGATGCCGACGGCTGCCCACCGGCCGCCCGGCCGCCCTGGGACTGCTCGTCGGTGGGCTGGCCGCGACGGTCCTGCTCACCGGCCCCGGGCCGTACCCGGTGAGCATGCTCAACGTGCCCGGTCAACGGCTGGACAACGCCTCCCCGCCCAGCCTGGCCCTGCTCACCCTCTTCGCCGCCCAACTCGGCCTGATCCTGCTGCTGCGGGACCCGGTGGAACGGTGGTTGCACCGGCGTCGCCCCTGGCAGGCGGTGATCGCGGTGAACTCGGTGGTGCTGACGGTATTCCTCTGGCACCTGACCGCCGTACTCCTGCTGGTCGGCGCGCTGGACGCGGTGGGCCTGTTGCCCACCCCGCAGGCCGGGTCGGCGGCCTGGTACGCCTGGCGGGTGCCGTGGCTGCTGATGCTCGCCGCCGTGCTGGCCGTCCTGGTGGCGGCCTTCGGCCGGGTCGAGGCCCGCACCGTACGCCGGGACCGCACCACCGCCGAGCCCACCTCCCCGGTACGCGGCGTGCTGATCGTCGCCGGCTACGCCGCTGTCGTGGCCGCCCTGGTGGTCAACAGCCAGACCCCGAAGGCCGCCCCCGAGCCGCTGGGGCTGCCCGTCGCCGCCCTGGTGACGTACCTGGCCGGGGCCGGCCTGCTCCGCCTCCTCACCTGGATTCGTCCGTCACCGAGGTGA
- a CDS encoding SulP family inorganic anion transporter has protein sequence MSALLSAARRPSRPSWLSPRVLRVEVLAGLVVALALIPEAISFSILAGVDPRVGLFASFTMAVTIAFCGGRPAMISAATGAIALVVAPLAKEHGLGYLVAAVILGGLIQVLLAVLGVARLMRFIPRSVMVGFVNALAILIFTAQVPHLVGVPWLVYPMVAVAVAIMVFLPRVTTAVPAPLVAIVALTVFTVVAHLAVPNVGDEGTLPDSLPVFGLPDVPFTLATLQLVAPYALGIALVGLLESLMTAKLVDDITDTHSNKTRESWGQGVANIVTGFFGGMGGCAMIGQTMINVKASGARTRLSTFLAGVFLLVLVVALGDVVALIPMAALVAVMIIVSVATFDWHSVAPATLKRMPWGETIVMVTTVAGTLASHNLAIGVVLGVLVAMVVFARRVAHLAEVTSVLDPDGATRVYSVHGELFFASSNDLVYQFDYANDPDDVVIDLSRAHIWDASSVAALDAITTKYAAKGKAVTIVGLNEPSAAMHGTLAGTLRVGH, from the coding sequence ATGTCCGCGCTGCTGTCGGCCGCCCGCCGCCCCTCCCGCCCGTCCTGGCTGTCACCACGGGTGCTGCGTGTCGAGGTGCTCGCCGGCCTCGTCGTGGCACTGGCGTTGATCCCGGAGGCGATCTCGTTCTCGATCCTGGCGGGGGTCGACCCGCGGGTGGGGCTGTTCGCGTCGTTCACCATGGCGGTCACGATCGCCTTCTGCGGCGGTCGGCCCGCGATGATCAGTGCGGCCACCGGAGCGATCGCGCTGGTCGTCGCGCCGCTGGCCAAGGAGCACGGCCTGGGCTACCTGGTCGCCGCGGTCATTCTCGGCGGGCTGATCCAGGTGCTGCTCGCCGTCCTGGGGGTCGCCAGGCTGATGCGGTTCATCCCGCGCAGCGTGATGGTCGGTTTCGTCAACGCCCTGGCCATCCTGATCTTCACCGCGCAGGTACCGCATCTGGTCGGGGTGCCGTGGTTGGTCTACCCGATGGTCGCCGTCGCGGTGGCCATCATGGTGTTCCTGCCGAGGGTCACCACCGCCGTCCCGGCACCGCTGGTGGCGATCGTCGCGCTCACGGTGTTCACGGTCGTCGCGCACCTCGCCGTGCCGAACGTCGGTGACGAGGGAACCCTGCCGGACAGCCTTCCGGTGTTCGGGCTGCCCGACGTGCCGTTCACCCTGGCCACCCTCCAGCTGGTCGCCCCGTACGCGCTGGGTATCGCCCTGGTGGGGCTGCTTGAGTCGCTGATGACCGCCAAGCTCGTCGACGACATCACCGACACCCACTCCAACAAGACCCGCGAGTCCTGGGGCCAGGGTGTCGCGAACATCGTGACCGGCTTCTTCGGTGGCATGGGCGGCTGCGCGATGATCGGCCAGACGATGATCAACGTGAAGGCGTCAGGTGCCCGGACCCGCCTGTCGACGTTCCTCGCTGGCGTGTTCCTGCTCGTCCTCGTCGTGGCGCTGGGCGACGTGGTGGCGCTGATCCCGATGGCCGCCCTGGTCGCCGTGATGATCATCGTATCGGTGGCGACGTTCGACTGGCACAGCGTCGCGCCGGCCACGCTGAAGCGGATGCCGTGGGGCGAGACCATCGTCATGGTGACCACCGTCGCGGGGACCCTGGCCAGCCACAACCTCGCCATCGGCGTCGTGCTCGGGGTGCTGGTCGCGATGGTCGTATTCGCCCGTCGGGTCGCGCACCTGGCCGAGGTCACCAGCGTGCTGGACCCCGACGGCGCCACCCGCGTCTACTCGGTGCACGGCGAGTTGTTCTTCGCCTCCAGCAACGACCTCGTCTACCAGTTCGACTACGCGAACGACCCCGACGACGTCGTCATCGACCTGTCGCGGGCGCACATCTGGGACGCGTCCTCCGTCGCGGCCCTGGACGCCATCACCACCAAGTACGCCGCCAAGGGCAAGGCCGTCACCATCGTCGGTCTCAACGAGCCCAGCGCCGCCATGCACGGCACCCTCGCCGGCACCCTGAGGGTCGGGCACTGA
- the murD gene encoding UDP-N-acetylmuramoyl-L-alanine--D-glutamate ligase has protein sequence MRLSDLRGRTVAVWGTGREGRAAVTAVAAHAPADLVAVDDSANFLALPWEGELAEAAPVVTGEQGYARLAAADVVVRSPGVPQTHPWLLRLRQEGATVTSGTALWMAEHADRTIGVTGSKGKSTTASLISHLLTAVDRPNAFGGNIGVPLLDLPEAERYVLELSSYQCSDLTDSPRVAVVTSLFPEHLDAHGGEREYYRDKLNLIAHGPRTVVVNGNDPRLAVELGDRAAIRAGTPGSTNVAGGADGTPWFHLGDRPLFPRAVLPLVGRHNEGNLCVALAVLDALGVDVVAARDTLAVAVAEFQGLAHRLTEIVDAEAGLTFVDDTLATSPYAAMHAIDAYDGRPLTVIVGGTDRGLDYTVFRDHLAEREITVIGVPDSGRRIVEALAGLPKVRTEVVEDLVDAVRLAREVTPTGGVVLLSPAAPSYGRFRNFEHRSEVFAQAVADTRG, from the coding sequence GTGCGCCTGTCTGACCTGCGCGGACGTACCGTCGCCGTCTGGGGGACCGGCCGGGAGGGCCGGGCCGCGGTGACCGCGGTCGCCGCCCACGCCCCGGCCGACCTGGTCGCCGTCGACGACAGCGCCAACTTCCTCGCGCTGCCCTGGGAGGGCGAGCTGGCCGAGGCCGCGCCGGTGGTCACCGGCGAGCAGGGGTACGCCCGGCTGGCCGCCGCCGACGTGGTGGTCCGCTCCCCGGGGGTGCCGCAGACCCACCCGTGGCTGCTCCGGCTGCGCCAGGAGGGTGCCACCGTGACCAGCGGCACCGCGCTCTGGATGGCCGAGCACGCCGACCGGACCATCGGGGTCACCGGCAGCAAGGGCAAGAGCACCACCGCCAGCCTGATCAGCCACCTGCTCACCGCGGTGGACCGGCCGAACGCCTTCGGTGGCAACATCGGGGTGCCGCTACTGGACCTGCCCGAGGCCGAGCGGTACGTGCTGGAACTCTCCAGCTACCAGTGCAGCGACCTGACCGACTCGCCCCGGGTCGCGGTGGTCACCTCGCTCTTCCCCGAGCACCTCGACGCGCACGGCGGGGAGCGGGAGTACTACCGGGACAAGCTGAACCTGATCGCGCACGGCCCCCGCACGGTCGTGGTCAACGGCAACGACCCCCGGCTCGCCGTGGAGTTGGGGGACCGGGCGGCGATCCGGGCCGGCACCCCGGGCAGCACCAACGTGGCCGGCGGTGCCGACGGGACGCCCTGGTTCCACCTCGGCGACCGGCCGCTCTTTCCCCGGGCGGTGCTGCCGCTGGTCGGCCGGCACAACGAGGGCAACCTCTGCGTCGCACTGGCCGTGCTCGACGCGCTCGGCGTGGACGTCGTCGCCGCCCGGGACACCCTGGCCGTGGCGGTCGCGGAGTTCCAGGGGCTGGCCCACCGGCTCACCGAGATCGTCGACGCCGAGGCCGGGCTGACCTTTGTCGACGACACCCTCGCCACCAGCCCGTACGCGGCCATGCACGCCATCGACGCGTACGACGGGCGGCCGTTGACGGTGATCGTCGGCGGCACCGACCGGGGGCTGGACTACACCGTGTTCCGGGACCACCTGGCCGAGCGGGAGATCACCGTGATCGGGGTGCCGGACAGCGGTCGGCGGATCGTCGAGGCGCTGGCCGGGTTGCCGAAGGTGCGTACCGAGGTGGTCGAGGACCTGGTGGATGCGGTCCGGCTGGCCCGGGAGGTGACCCCGACCGGCGGGGTGGTGCTGTTGTCGCCGGCCGCGCCCAGCTACGGCCGGTTCCGCAACTTCGAGCACCGCTCCGAGGTGTTCGCCCAGGCGGTCGCCGACACCCGGGGCTGA
- a CDS encoding carbohydrate ABC transporter permease, translated as MRHGVGRFVTGFLFLPVALYLLYVVWPFAQAAGYSLTNWGGYSDRQDFVGLDNYVRLFSDELIRKAFWHNVFFLVTVPLFTIALALFLAFLLNVGGREDRAGVRGVFGSGFYRVVFFFPQVLSLVVIAVMWQQIYRGDGQGLINGLLMKIGLVDEADPIAFTADPVPFLGVPAVLWWLLLIAVWSGAGFYMVLFSAAMQSIPKDIYEAALLDGAGRLHTFFRITLPLLRDTVSVAWVYLGFIALDMYALVFVMTPSQGGPDHASEIFASVLNFTAFQKGQFGYACAMGVALALFTILLAALQLRITRRERIEY; from the coding sequence ATGCGGCACGGTGTCGGGCGGTTCGTGACGGGCTTTCTCTTCCTGCCCGTCGCGCTCTACCTGCTGTACGTGGTGTGGCCGTTCGCGCAGGCGGCCGGCTACTCGCTCACCAACTGGGGCGGGTACTCCGACCGGCAGGACTTCGTCGGGCTGGACAACTACGTCCGGCTGTTCTCCGACGAGCTGATCCGCAAGGCGTTCTGGCACAACGTCTTCTTCCTGGTCACCGTGCCGCTGTTCACCATCGCGCTGGCCCTGTTCCTCGCCTTCCTGCTCAACGTGGGCGGGCGGGAGGACAGGGCCGGCGTACGGGGGGTGTTCGGCTCCGGTTTCTACCGGGTGGTGTTCTTCTTTCCGCAGGTGCTGTCGCTCGTGGTGATCGCGGTGATGTGGCAGCAGATCTACCGGGGCGACGGGCAGGGCCTGATCAACGGCCTGCTGATGAAGATCGGGCTGGTCGACGAGGCCGACCCGATCGCCTTCACCGCCGACCCGGTGCCCTTCCTCGGCGTACCGGCGGTGCTCTGGTGGTTGCTGCTGATCGCGGTCTGGAGCGGGGCCGGGTTCTACATGGTGCTCTTCTCGGCGGCGATGCAGTCGATCCCGAAGGACATCTACGAGGCGGCCCTGCTCGACGGCGCCGGCCGGCTGCACACCTTCTTCCGGATCACCCTGCCCCTGCTGCGCGACACCGTCTCGGTCGCCTGGGTGTACCTGGGTTTCATCGCGTTGGACATGTACGCCCTGGTCTTCGTGATGACACCCAGCCAGGGCGGGCCGGACCACGCCAGCGAGATCTTCGCCTCGGTGCTCAACTTCACCGCGTTCCAGAAGGGCCAGTTCGGCTACGCCTGCGCGATGGGTGTGGCGCTGGCGCTGTTCACCATCCTGCTGGCCGCGCTCCAGCTCCGGATCACCCGCCGTGAGCGGATCGAGTACTAG